One Limnochordia bacterium DNA segment encodes these proteins:
- a CDS encoding DUF4129 domain-containing protein: protein MLSLGAAKLKKDTNWLEWIVLPGALIGMLIFLAAAIRLTLNLCTAKLPQDSTLMVFAVIVIIEGVYGTLFLSKAMPPAILRGLELVFIIQVSKYLTLRALPGVDVTAQALLSVRNLLDLTFAVPVGFMLLLWLLAVGFTSNLVWMRPTYEDMRVPSLSGTYSTLVDQPFEVKQRQVSAYRQIGRRFLRLTFLLLGCWIVLTKMVHEPQDLHKTAYHYALLGGGFFVFGLLLVSLSYLYETRKLWEQEGATVSAGLEIAWVRNTALVVLLLIIVGFILPANISPLDSSMLVGLFDWLFGWVKDIDISPAVMSPDTPSTSNTTKTSRSPSFAYQDMDFLNLLGWGLFFLGAILWSILPQIIARVGVILLILGIVLWAIYKDTQRAPKILRLPMLFVQWIGKYFLLLLKFLRSLVFASYNRVRRLGKTVGRKLEQEVLVSYSQETPGKDQNLLGMHGWIRHFFSWLLAKGRALGRERWPSETANEYVMKLSDEFTELEQDLTTIGKLYTEVRYSNYQPDQKLEEQGRTSCQRVRRKLEPVD, encoded by the coding sequence ATGTTATCTCTTGGAGCAGCTAAGTTGAAAAAGGATACTAACTGGTTGGAGTGGATTGTACTCCCGGGGGCACTAATCGGGATGCTTATCTTTTTGGCAGCAGCTATCCGACTAACCCTAAATCTGTGTACGGCCAAATTACCCCAAGATAGTACACTTATGGTCTTTGCCGTGATTGTGATTATAGAGGGGGTCTATGGGACACTATTTCTCTCCAAGGCAATGCCTCCGGCAATTTTACGTGGGCTCGAGCTTGTTTTCATCATACAAGTGAGCAAGTATCTGACCCTTCGCGCTTTGCCGGGGGTCGATGTGACTGCCCAGGCCCTTCTTTCCGTCAGGAATCTATTGGATTTGACCTTTGCTGTACCAGTGGGCTTTATGTTGCTTCTTTGGCTTCTGGCGGTGGGTTTTACTTCGAACCTCGTCTGGATGAGGCCTACCTATGAAGATATGCGTGTACCCAGCCTGTCCGGTACCTATTCCACCTTGGTGGATCAACCCTTTGAAGTAAAACAACGACAGGTCAGCGCCTATAGGCAGATCGGTCGTCGTTTCCTCCGGTTGACATTTTTGCTTTTGGGTTGCTGGATTGTGCTCACAAAGATGGTCCATGAACCCCAAGACCTACATAAAACGGCCTATCACTATGCGCTCCTCGGAGGAGGATTTTTTGTTTTTGGCCTTCTTTTAGTTTCTCTAAGCTACCTTTATGAAACGCGTAAGCTTTGGGAACAAGAAGGGGCAACTGTTAGCGCAGGACTTGAGATAGCTTGGGTACGGAATACAGCCCTAGTTGTGTTACTTTTGATCATAGTCGGATTTATCTTACCGGCAAACATTTCCCCCCTAGACAGCAGCATGCTTGTGGGGCTTTTTGATTGGCTGTTCGGATGGGTGAAGGACATAGACATATCTCCTGCTGTAATGAGTCCTGATACACCCTCTACCTCCAATACAACGAAGACCAGTAGATCACCATCCTTTGCTTATCAGGATATGGACTTCCTGAACTTACTCGGATGGGGACTATTCTTCCTCGGCGCAATCCTATGGAGTATCCTGCCCCAAATTATTGCTCGGGTGGGCGTGATTCTTCTTATCTTAGGCATTGTGCTTTGGGCGATCTACAAGGATACCCAGCGTGCACCGAAGATCCTACGACTTCCCATGCTCTTTGTGCAGTGGATAGGGAAGTATTTCTTATTACTGCTTAAGTTTCTTAGGAGCTTGGTCTTTGCTTCATACAACAGAGTGCGTAGGCTTGGCAAAACCGTTGGACGTAAACTAGAACAGGAAGTCTTGGTATCCTATAGTCAGGAGACCCCAGGAAAAGATCAGAATCTCCTCGGTATGCATGGCTGGATTCGACATTTTTTCTCTTGGCTTCTGGCCAAAGGAAGAGCCTTGGGACGGGAACGTTGGCCCAGCGAGACCGCCAATGAGTATGTCATGAAGCTATCCGATGAGTTTACAGAACTCGAACAGGATCTAACCACCATTGGGAAGCTGTATACCGAGGTGCGGTACAGCAACTACCAACCAGACCAGAAGCTAGAGGAGCAGGGCCGGACATCTTGTCAGCGTGTGCGAAGGAAGCTGGAGCCAGTGGATTAG
- a CDS encoding LacI family transcriptional regulator, translating to MKSLRQIAKEAGVSVATVSRVINNSAKVSAATKAKVLAVLKDSDFGSSDRQDNTADFAVAASGLRNPFVASIVDGIEKQAAEHDMNLLFIRNGGGPPAEKEVVESLYEKGIRYCICFTGCTDISRDASFYEEYTLRGMRFFLIDQCIQGLDADTILGDNYQGARRLTNHVIGKGHRHIGYLAGGSGHTSNTQRVRGFLDAAADHGVDDVFVMSGSYNQQSGYERMNTLLSSSQYPSVVIAGNNDIALGAFYAVHERGLNVPKDISLVCFDEVDAAFIAKNFFTTMAQPSYLMGSLAFEVMNLRMRIPDMPTQRLTLAPRLNEGSSLLDLDATATT from the coding sequence ATGAAAAGTCTAAGGCAGATTGCCAAAGAAGCAGGGGTATCCGTTGCCACAGTCAGTAGGGTGATCAACAATTCCGCCAAGGTGTCGGCAGCAACAAAGGCCAAGGTGTTAGCAGTGTTGAAAGACTCAGACTTTGGGTCTTCAGATAGACAGGACAACACGGCAGATTTTGCAGTGGCTGCTTCCGGCCTTAGAAATCCCTTTGTGGCTTCAATTGTCGATGGCATAGAGAAGCAGGCGGCGGAACATGATATGAATCTGCTTTTCATACGAAATGGGGGTGGGCCACCGGCGGAGAAAGAAGTGGTGGAAAGTCTTTATGAAAAAGGAATTCGCTATTGTATCTGCTTTACGGGGTGTACTGACATAAGTCGGGATGCCTCCTTTTACGAAGAATATACACTGCGGGGGATGCGATTTTTCCTGATTGATCAGTGTATTCAAGGATTAGATGCCGATACGATTCTTGGAGACAATTACCAAGGGGCAAGGCGGCTTACTAATCACGTGATCGGGAAAGGTCATCGTCATATCGGCTATTTGGCTGGGGGCTCGGGGCATACATCAAACACCCAAAGGGTACGGGGTTTCCTTGATGCAGCCGCGGATCATGGCGTAGATGATGTCTTTGTTATGAGTGGTAGCTACAATCAGCAAAGCGGATATGAGAGAATGAATACCCTATTATCTTCTAGTCAGTATCCTTCGGTGGTGATCGCTGGCAACAACGATATTGCCCTTGGTGCCTTCTACGCAGTCCATGAACGGGGACTAAATGTGCCAAAGGATATATCCTTGGTCTGTTTTGACGAAGTAGATGCTGCCTTTATTGCAAAGAACTTCTTCACCACTATGGCACAACCTTCCTACCTGATGGGATCTTTGGCTTTTGAAGTGATGAATTTACGGATGAGGATACCAGACATGCCCACCCAGCGGCTGACTTTGGCGCCGAGACTAAATGAAGGCAGTTCATTACTAGATCTTGATGCAACAGCAACCACTTGA